One region of Metallosphaera sedula DSM 5348 genomic DNA includes:
- the gatA gene encoding Asp-tRNA(Asn)/Glu-tRNA(Gln) amidotransferase subunit GatA, with protein MIMEIVNDLRNGNLSPDEYVGRTFDRIRRVEEKVRAFVTLRDEKDVLEEVKKAVKGEGRLSGLLIAVKDNISTRGIRTTCSSKMLENYVPPYDATVISKLKREGAVILGKTNMDEFAMGSTTETSYFGPTRNPWDLSRTPGGSSGGSGSALASGYVDVALGSDTGGSIRTPASFTSTYGLKPSYGTVSRYGLVAYANSLEQIGPMARNSTDLALLFSIIAGSDQRDATTIDYSSPSSINPITVKGIKVGVLKDVMEASDPGVVGVVKDFLNKMSSEGAVIEETNLGMVNYVLPTYYIIAMSEASSNLARYDGVRYGYSSNAEGNWRDVYSRNRGEGFGKEVKRRILLGSFILSAGYYEQFYIRALKTRRLIRDSLEKLFSRYDILVSPTSPILPPKIGEVIDDPVKMYAIDVATVTANLAAIPALSIPAGFHNGLPVGVQLMGRYLSDTFLMGVSLYMENVTKLKDLTAPI; from the coding sequence ATGATAATGGAGATAGTAAATGACCTGAGGAATGGAAATCTATCCCCAGACGAGTACGTGGGTAGAACCTTTGATAGGATTAGAAGGGTAGAGGAGAAGGTTAGGGCATTCGTTACGCTCAGGGATGAGAAAGATGTGCTAGAGGAGGTAAAGAAAGCCGTAAAGGGAGAAGGTAGGCTTTCCGGGTTACTAATAGCGGTAAAGGACAATATCTCAACTAGGGGGATAAGAACCACCTGCTCATCGAAGATGCTTGAGAATTACGTCCCCCCATACGACGCCACCGTAATCTCGAAGCTGAAGAGGGAGGGAGCTGTGATACTAGGTAAAACCAACATGGATGAGTTCGCCATGGGCTCAACTACAGAGACAAGTTATTTTGGCCCAACTAGAAATCCTTGGGATTTGTCCAGGACACCTGGAGGGTCCTCCGGAGGAAGTGGGAGCGCATTAGCTTCAGGTTATGTGGATGTTGCCCTAGGATCTGATACCGGTGGTTCCATAAGAACCCCAGCCTCTTTCACTTCTACGTATGGATTAAAGCCTTCTTACGGCACAGTGAGCAGGTATGGGCTAGTGGCATATGCCAACAGCCTGGAGCAGATAGGTCCCATGGCGAGGAATTCGACTGATTTGGCGTTACTCTTCTCGATCATAGCTGGGAGTGACCAGAGAGATGCTACAACCATAGACTACTCTTCCCCCTCCTCTATTAACCCCATAACAGTCAAGGGGATAAAGGTTGGGGTGCTTAAGGACGTGATGGAGGCCTCGGATCCAGGTGTTGTTGGAGTGGTGAAGGATTTCCTTAATAAGATGTCATCTGAGGGGGCAGTAATCGAGGAAACCAATCTAGGAATGGTGAATTACGTACTTCCCACCTACTATATCATTGCTATGTCAGAGGCTAGCTCTAACCTAGCTAGATATGACGGTGTTAGATATGGTTACTCGTCTAATGCTGAGGGAAATTGGAGGGATGTGTATAGCAGGAACAGGGGTGAGGGATTTGGAAAAGAGGTCAAGCGAAGAATATTGCTGGGATCCTTTATTCTGAGCGCTGGATATTACGAACAATTTTACATTAGGGCATTGAAAACTAGGAGGTTAATAAGAGATTCGCTGGAGAAATTGTTCAGTAGATATGACATACTAGTTTCACCAACCTCCCCGATACTCCCACCAAAGATTGGAGAGGTAATAGATGACCCGGTGAAAATGTATGCCATTGATGTGGCTACCGTGACGGCTAACCTAGCTGCCATACCTGCACTATCAATACCCGCTGGATTCCATAACGGGTTGCCGGTGGGTGTCCAGCTCATGGGGAGATATCTCTCCGACACCTTCCTGATGGGGGTCTCACTTTACATGGAAAATGTAACCAAATTGAAAGATCTAACTGCACCTATCTAG
- the gatC gene encoding Asp-tRNA(Asn) amidotransferase subunit GatC gives MKVQVDEELMRKLEKLALISLTDQERQEFMRDLTKILDFFNKIDELNLEGVEPMFHPLSTGKLRPDEPAQPLSRDDALANVPKKKDGYIIGPSTIGG, from the coding sequence GTGAAGGTTCAGGTTGACGAAGAACTTATGAGGAAACTTGAGAAGCTGGCCTTGATCTCCCTAACAGATCAAGAAAGGCAGGAATTCATGAGGGATTTGACTAAGATCCTTGATTTCTTCAACAAGATAGACGAACTAAACCTTGAGGGCGTGGAGCCCATGTTCCATCCACTCTCCACAGGTAAACTGAGACCGGATGAGCCGGCCCAACCCCTCTCCAGGGATGACGCCCTAGCTAATGTGCCCAAGAAAAAGGATGGTTACATTATAGGTCCTAGCACCATAGGTGGGTAA
- the cutA gene encoding divalent-cation tolerance protein CutA, with protein MTGKYVLVISTLPGMEEGKRIARTLVEEKLAACVNLVPGLVSIYRWEGKVTEDSEVLALIKTNSDRLDELMNRLKELHPYKVPEILALDIKNGFKLYLDWIDESVSK; from the coding sequence ATGACCGGAAAGTATGTCCTTGTGATCAGTACATTACCAGGCATGGAGGAAGGAAAAAGAATTGCCAGGACCTTAGTTGAGGAAAAGTTAGCAGCGTGCGTTAACCTAGTTCCAGGCTTAGTCTCCATTTACAGATGGGAGGGGAAGGTTACAGAGGATAGCGAGGTTTTGGCACTAATAAAGACCAACTCTGACAGACTAGACGAGCTAATGAATAGACTCAAGGAACTTCACCCCTATAAAGTTCCGGAGATTCTAGCCTTGGATATAAAGAATGGTTTTAAGTTATATCTGGACTGGATAGATGAGAGTGTTTCCAAGTGA
- a CDS encoding DEAD/DEAH box helicase — protein sequence MPSKTFYVKPYSNEILERLISFSRFLGEDEEGGKFEIDPERARLNGVTLEQIKKVLGELGVKLDPETLNFLETEMGGYDAVFELKGSKLLLRARTRISEILRKYRISIPYDPAERIYRTKPFYYHLLRRILENEGLRVKRLDLSRERFSLSLSVNLREYQLEAVRAWKDNGYRGVIALPTGAGKTLIGVQGITTLGLPTLIVTFTNEQLRQWEETIKRFTKGDVEVGLYYSRKKHLAPITITTYQTAIKHMDELSSFLFLIIDEAHHLPAEKFREIALSCVAPYRMALSATPYRSDGKHVELFRLMGGLVYQRGVEELVAQGYLAQFRVLRIKIPLTLEEKAEYDNLTRKFRSLSEGRPVLEIVKRAKEGDVKAMEALKVYSRIRYLIGLTKGKLSKIREIVEKEKGRKVVIFTQYVEHAELISKLIGGYILTGQMPKRERELVLEKFKQSNSGVLVLTTVGDEGLDIPDASVGIVVAGTSSKRQYIQRLGRLLRNNSGNKVATLYELIAKGTSEEYQSKKRRSTSLEDLFYSLEDKK from the coding sequence GTGCCCTCGAAGACTTTCTACGTGAAGCCCTACAGCAATGAGATACTGGAGAGGCTGATTTCGTTTTCCAGATTTCTAGGTGAGGATGAGGAAGGCGGGAAGTTTGAAATCGACCCAGAGAGAGCCAGGTTGAACGGTGTGACTCTGGAACAGATAAAGAAGGTTCTAGGGGAGCTTGGGGTTAAGCTTGACCCTGAAACCCTCAATTTCCTGGAGACCGAAATGGGAGGTTATGACGCAGTTTTCGAGCTAAAGGGTAGCAAGTTGTTGCTCAGGGCCAGGACTAGGATATCGGAGATCTTGAGAAAATACAGGATAAGTATTCCCTATGATCCTGCGGAGAGGATTTACAGGACTAAGCCATTCTACTATCACTTGCTCAGGAGAATCCTAGAGAATGAGGGATTAAGGGTTAAGAGACTGGACTTAAGCAGGGAACGCTTTTCCCTGAGCTTGTCGGTCAATTTGAGAGAGTATCAGCTTGAGGCAGTTAGAGCCTGGAAAGATAACGGCTACAGGGGCGTTATTGCCCTTCCCACGGGCGCTGGAAAAACTCTCATAGGTGTGCAGGGGATCACTACACTGGGCCTGCCTACCCTAATTGTGACGTTTACTAATGAGCAGTTAAGGCAGTGGGAGGAGACCATAAAGAGATTCACAAAGGGAGATGTAGAGGTTGGCCTATACTATAGCCGAAAGAAACATCTAGCCCCCATCACAATCACTACATATCAGACCGCAATTAAGCATATGGATGAACTCTCATCCTTTCTATTTCTAATAATAGATGAAGCTCACCATCTTCCAGCGGAAAAGTTCAGGGAGATAGCCTTATCCTGCGTCGCCCCCTACAGAATGGCCCTCTCGGCAACGCCTTATAGGTCAGATGGTAAGCATGTGGAACTGTTTAGGTTGATGGGGGGCCTAGTGTATCAGAGAGGAGTTGAGGAACTTGTTGCGCAGGGTTACCTTGCTCAGTTTAGGGTTCTGAGGATCAAGATACCCCTTACCCTTGAGGAGAAGGCGGAATATGATAACCTAACAAGAAAGTTCAGGTCACTGTCTGAGGGAAGGCCAGTCCTAGAGATAGTGAAGAGGGCAAAGGAGGGAGACGTAAAGGCCATGGAGGCTCTAAAAGTATACAGCAGGATAAGGTACCTAATAGGTCTAACGAAGGGGAAGTTGTCCAAGATTAGGGAGATCGTTGAGAAAGAAAAGGGTAGAAAGGTTGTAATATTTACCCAGTACGTGGAACATGCAGAGCTTATATCGAAGTTAATTGGGGGGTACATACTCACCGGTCAGATGCCCAAAAGGGAAAGAGAGCTAGTTTTAGAGAAGTTCAAGCAGAGCAACTCCGGCGTTCTGGTTTTGACAACCGTGGGTGATGAAGGGTTAGATATTCCCGATGCAAGTGTGGGAATTGTGGTAGCTGGGACTTCCTCCAAGAGGCAGTACATACAGAGGCTGGGTAGACTTCTCAGGAATAATTCTGGGAATAAGGTAGCAACGTTATACGAACTCATTGCTAAGGGAACATCAGAGGAATATCAATCCAAGAAGAGGAGGTCTACGTCCTTGGAGGACCTATTTTACTCACTGGAGGACAAGAAATAG
- the albA gene encoding DNA-binding protein Alba, with protein sequence MSGTSPTPSNVVLVGKKPVMNYVLAALTLLNQGVPEIIIKARGRAISKAVDTVEIVRNRFLPDKIEIRAIGVGSQVVTSQDGRQSRVSTIEISIKKKA encoded by the coding sequence ATGAGCGGAACATCTCCTACTCCAAGTAACGTAGTCCTTGTAGGTAAAAAGCCAGTAATGAACTACGTCCTAGCTGCCTTAACTCTGCTGAACCAAGGCGTTCCAGAGATCATAATAAAGGCTAGAGGAAGGGCAATAAGCAAAGCTGTGGACACTGTGGAAATAGTCAGGAACAGATTCCTTCCAGACAAGATCGAGATCAGAGCCATAGGCGTAGGCAGCCAAGTGGTAACAAGCCAGGACGGTAGGCAATCTAGGGTATCTACTATCGAGATAAGCATAAAGAAAAAGGCATAA
- the rgy gene encoding reverse gyrase, translating into MITSVFHSSCPNCQGPLEDYRALAGLPCTSCMPGSVDSFKDLPQEEKIKVVYNILVNNGKLGKYWELYYTTEMYNEIINYFKQVTGNEPWSLQRLWLRRLGERENFSLSAPTGMGKTTTLITYSTYLSKGVLYIVPTKSLQEQICSKIGAISSVSCGKVDPNTISVLTVSYVNKNYDHMKDYRPNFIAVDDADAIIKSGKTTDKLVELMGIPKDVYEDAMRLVRLRRMLYLKDNKDEIVEKIALLERKIQSFTGIIAQLVVASATLRPKGVKQKALRHISGFDISTAQTYARNIVDSFTFSSLEEVVQKLGPGGLILVSREYGKEKMKEIKESLTSLNFRVELAVSGRKFLQDFSDGKTDILVGSASYYGVAVRGIDEPKRLKYVLFYGVPKSRTRAEESVKNPFTLLRVSRLLGIQVPEEEILGLSPAEAQAIKIAMITGQSLEGRLGALLEKMKVLVEEAQEALRKVDGTITGETFQISRKGREVFIEYPDIITYLQGSGRSSRLLNGGLTQGLSVILVDDQVIFELFKRKMNFLIPGFAPVNFEALELDRVKEEIERTRREGGNKVEIKTGLLVVESPTKAKTISRLFGFPARRSVGGVPVYETVIVEGNRVYILDVMATKGHVTDLTLEEKGYYGVEIKGDKISPLYSHIYRCASCKRSVSKEVETCPYCGSNLISSSLSTINAMRKLALEVDQIFIATDPDTEGEKIAYDVAVNVSPYNPNIMRIRYHEVTRSGIVEALRSGSTLDMNTVNSQIVRRIEDRWIGFELSKLLKLRFGDRNHGAGRVQTPVLGWIVKRTTEYKQRMGWILNVKVGNYVYREFHREKPNIPDSTVEVEVLEEREETLLPPPPFSTDDLLIDAYRWYRIPAERVMRLAQDLFESGLITYHRTDSHHVSGKGMEIAKEYLEKVNLSQEYQPRGWGNEGTHEAIRPTRPLDVDSLKREIAENPTMLSVKFTWAHFALYDMIFRRFMASQMRESKGTIRKYRMKLGESIWEVELLVRMSGGFSNLYTYRLYDVPVGKVNAEINVVRGSDVKLLTYADVIKDMKEKRIGRPSTYAKTIQSLLRHGYVIESKRKAVLVATKKGINAYEFLSKFPDLTSEEVTADLLSKMDAISSGSLEPTTVLLPVLRELQGLETLPKSEQEI; encoded by the coding sequence ATGATAACTTCAGTGTTCCATAGCTCTTGTCCCAATTGTCAAGGACCTCTCGAAGATTACAGAGCTCTGGCAGGCTTACCTTGTACTTCGTGTATGCCAGGAAGTGTGGATTCGTTCAAGGATTTGCCTCAGGAGGAAAAGATAAAGGTAGTGTATAATATCCTAGTTAATAACGGAAAACTGGGGAAGTATTGGGAGCTCTACTACACCACGGAGATGTATAATGAGATCATCAATTATTTTAAACAGGTCACGGGGAACGAACCTTGGTCGTTGCAGAGGCTTTGGTTGAGACGATTGGGGGAAAGGGAAAACTTCTCGCTATCTGCACCTACAGGGATGGGGAAGACCACTACCCTGATCACCTACTCGACTTACCTTTCAAAGGGAGTTCTTTACATCGTTCCCACCAAGTCCCTACAGGAGCAGATATGTTCCAAAATTGGGGCAATCTCAAGCGTTTCCTGTGGGAAAGTTGACCCAAACACCATTTCAGTGCTTACCGTGAGTTACGTCAACAAGAACTATGATCACATGAAAGACTACAGGCCAAATTTCATAGCAGTCGACGATGCAGACGCCATAATCAAGAGTGGAAAGACCACAGATAAACTAGTGGAGCTAATGGGGATTCCCAAAGACGTGTATGAGGACGCAATGAGGCTGGTAAGACTTAGACGCATGCTTTACCTGAAGGATAACAAGGACGAGATAGTGGAGAAGATAGCACTTCTAGAGAGAAAGATACAGAGTTTCACGGGCATTATTGCTCAGTTGGTTGTTGCCAGTGCAACGCTTAGACCTAAGGGAGTGAAACAGAAGGCATTGAGACATATCTCAGGCTTCGACATTTCCACAGCTCAGACTTATGCCAGAAATATAGTGGACTCGTTCACCTTCTCGAGCCTGGAAGAAGTGGTACAGAAGCTTGGACCTGGAGGTCTCATCTTGGTTTCTAGGGAGTACGGAAAGGAGAAAATGAAGGAGATCAAGGAGTCACTCACCTCCCTGAACTTTAGGGTAGAGTTGGCAGTAAGCGGTAGGAAATTCCTCCAGGATTTCTCGGATGGAAAAACGGACATCCTAGTGGGTTCGGCATCGTATTACGGCGTAGCCGTGAGGGGGATAGATGAACCGAAAAGGCTGAAATATGTACTGTTTTACGGAGTACCGAAATCTAGGACCAGGGCGGAGGAATCCGTGAAGAACCCCTTCACCCTTCTGAGGGTCTCCAGACTCCTGGGAATCCAGGTTCCAGAGGAGGAAATATTAGGCCTGTCCCCTGCGGAGGCTCAGGCCATAAAGATCGCGATGATCACTGGTCAGTCTTTGGAGGGAAGGCTGGGCGCACTCCTAGAGAAAATGAAGGTTCTCGTAGAGGAGGCACAAGAAGCCCTTAGAAAGGTAGATGGAACTATTACAGGAGAGACTTTTCAGATCTCTAGAAAGGGAAGAGAAGTTTTCATAGAGTATCCCGATATAATAACTTACCTCCAGGGGTCTGGAAGGAGTAGTAGGCTTCTAAATGGAGGTTTAACGCAAGGCTTAAGCGTTATCTTGGTGGATGACCAAGTTATATTTGAACTATTCAAGAGGAAAATGAACTTTCTAATCCCTGGATTCGCCCCAGTGAACTTTGAAGCACTTGAGTTGGACAGGGTAAAGGAGGAGATTGAAAGGACCAGAAGGGAAGGAGGAAACAAGGTTGAGATTAAAACGGGGCTTCTTGTGGTCGAGTCTCCCACAAAGGCTAAGACGATCTCCAGACTATTTGGGTTTCCTGCACGTAGAAGCGTGGGAGGAGTTCCGGTATACGAAACGGTGATAGTGGAAGGGAACAGGGTGTATATCCTAGATGTTATGGCCACTAAGGGTCACGTGACTGACCTCACACTGGAGGAGAAGGGATACTATGGAGTAGAAATTAAGGGAGACAAGATCAGCCCTCTATACTCCCACATCTACAGGTGTGCCAGTTGTAAAAGATCGGTCAGCAAAGAAGTAGAGACTTGCCCGTATTGCGGATCCAACCTGATCTCGTCCTCTCTCTCAACCATCAATGCCATGAGAAAGCTCGCCCTAGAAGTAGACCAGATATTCATTGCTACCGATCCGGATACCGAAGGCGAGAAAATCGCCTATGACGTCGCAGTTAATGTGTCCCCATACAACCCCAATATCATGAGGATAAGGTATCACGAGGTAACCAGGAGTGGTATAGTGGAGGCACTGAGGTCAGGTTCCACCCTGGACATGAACACCGTTAACAGCCAGATAGTTAGAAGGATAGAGGACAGATGGATAGGATTCGAACTAAGTAAATTGCTCAAGCTTCGGTTCGGAGACAGGAATCACGGTGCAGGTAGGGTGCAAACTCCAGTCCTAGGTTGGATAGTGAAAAGGACCACGGAGTATAAGCAGAGAATGGGGTGGATACTAAACGTTAAGGTAGGAAACTACGTATACAGGGAGTTTCACAGGGAGAAGCCCAACATTCCGGATAGCACCGTGGAGGTTGAGGTATTGGAGGAAAGGGAGGAGACATTACTCCCACCTCCTCCTTTCTCCACGGATGATCTGTTGATAGATGCGTACAGGTGGTACAGGATTCCGGCGGAGAGGGTCATGAGGCTGGCCCAGGATCTCTTCGAAAGCGGTCTTATCACCTATCACAGAACCGATAGCCATCACGTGTCTGGCAAGGGAATGGAGATAGCTAAGGAATACCTAGAGAAGGTGAACTTATCTCAAGAGTATCAGCCCAGGGGATGGGGGAATGAAGGAACGCACGAGGCCATAAGACCAACAAGGCCCCTGGATGTGGACTCGCTCAAGAGGGAGATTGCTGAGAACCCAACCATGCTTTCGGTGAAGTTCACCTGGGCCCACTTCGCGCTTTACGACATGATATTCAGGAGATTTATGGCTAGTCAAATGCGTGAGTCTAAGGGAACCATACGGAAATACAGGATGAAGTTAGGGGAAAGTATCTGGGAAGTGGAGCTACTAGTCAGGATGAGTGGTGGTTTCTCTAACCTCTACACCTACAGGTTATATGACGTACCCGTGGGAAAGGTGAACGCTGAGATCAACGTAGTTAGGGGATCAGATGTAAAGCTGTTGACGTATGCCGACGTAATTAAGGACATGAAGGAGAAGAGGATAGGAAGGCCCAGCACCTATGCCAAGACTATCCAGTCACTTCTAAGACACGGATATGTAATAGAAAGTAAAAGGAAAGCAGTCCTCGTGGCAACAAAGAAGGGGATAAACGCCTATGAGTTCCTGTCTAAGTTCCCAGATCTTACCTCAGAGGAGGTTACCGCAGATTTACTCTCCAAGATGGATGCAATATCTTCGGGGAGCTTGGAGCCAACCACAGTCCTACTTCCGGTTCTCCGTGAGCTACAGGGTCTAGAAACTCTTCCTAAGTCTGAACAGGAGATATGA
- a CDS encoding ribonuclease P subunit p25 family protein — protein sequence MKVLMERGNQFVVSRNKPIEEQVLDIISSFNQGIKDVELKGYGREIDRTVDVYNVLKEKLGDGVVLVDVSIGSEFKDKRRVSYLLFRLRKSF from the coding sequence GTGAAAGTCCTAATGGAAAGAGGTAATCAATTCGTTGTAAGCAGAAATAAGCCCATAGAGGAACAGGTATTAGACATAATCTCCTCATTTAATCAGGGGATTAAGGATGTGGAACTCAAGGGTTACGGCAGGGAGATAGATAGGACAGTGGATGTGTACAATGTCCTAAAGGAGAAACTTGGCGATGGTGTAGTTCTTGTCGATGTTAGCATAGGTAGCGAGTTTAAGGATAAGAGAAGGGTATCATATCTCCTGTTCAGACTTAGGAAGAGTTTCTAG
- a CDS encoding DEAD/DEAH box helicase has product MSDSLSKKISSLMKERNWTKMTQIQEMAMEPILRGNNTLIIAPTGFGKTEAALLPILSLMSEGEQKPVSLIYVTPLKALINDITIRIDWWASKLGFVVSRKHGEVPQKEKNMRLRKAPHILVTTPEGLEIDMDWASKFRDNYRNVKWVIIDEIHELMGSKRGAQLFVLLERLKDFSGKDFQRIGLSATISNEELVANTLFGSSSRPKTIVKSEAGKEFRLKIRSIKDSGDVWVASAKIIKESLEPPTLVFTNSRFLTERLHEELERLGEKGIFVHHSSISRDSKSNAEENLRSGKAGAVLCTKTLELGIDVGKVKKIIMYRPPPSVASFLQRLGRSGHCVGGIPYGEIICVQDFDCLEALAIYSLSRKGKLEPPRRVRPLDVVAREILGMLLQYSSIKLERVFSIITASQVYRDLTREEFQNLISYLQRNNLVVVEGDELKLGKSFFKIWTFNRSNNFVWAKNFSEFFSLISNDDAFTLRSGEKIIGEIDAIYVYKHIRPGDLIRISGKLWKVARIHNGMMMVDLTPADRGEGEIPIWRGEGVPKSQLIPREIQELFKIGDKILESEILDDSAKASLKALMEKYVRSKLPLPSSSTIYMTVTDKETVYSTLIDERVANTIAHMLMYLASSKYTLNVYTRASIYGFSINITDRDLLRELVQMKEERIRKILFRSILRSPLFMSVEKEIQASFGKIGKINPKEDKLIIKEGLRQTVKRYFNIKGTLTTLKRIREGKIRIVRSELTPLGEAVLSHAPIKPWISGINILIYDALKGGAYTVHEISEMLSIPPRSLEVKLKQMRKTSTKYRVTSFVDVDSKEIRWCTVDELKQLVNSDEFYTSFAPINEDETFIAEMRSIEGSSNTELIFKPKQILENPEEFAKRIPMDEVGELRIHDPVDPMICNMSPRYYFVRRDIVPYLLLNASAYIQNLKYT; this is encoded by the coding sequence ATGAGTGACTCGCTCAGCAAGAAGATATCGAGCCTAATGAAGGAGAGAAACTGGACCAAAATGACCCAGATCCAGGAAATGGCCATGGAACCCATTTTGAGGGGAAATAACACGCTAATCATAGCCCCTACCGGATTTGGGAAAACTGAGGCTGCACTTCTCCCTATTCTTAGCCTGATGTCAGAGGGAGAGCAAAAACCTGTGTCCCTGATTTACGTTACTCCACTTAAGGCACTGATAAATGACATCACGATCAGGATAGATTGGTGGGCCTCGAAGCTGGGGTTTGTGGTGAGCAGAAAGCATGGTGAGGTGCCCCAGAAGGAGAAAAACATGAGACTGAGGAAGGCTCCCCACATCCTGGTTACTACCCCAGAGGGCCTTGAAATAGACATGGATTGGGCCTCGAAGTTTAGGGATAACTACAGGAACGTGAAGTGGGTGATAATTGATGAAATACACGAGCTCATGGGGTCCAAGAGGGGAGCTCAGCTTTTCGTTCTCCTGGAAAGGTTGAAGGATTTCTCAGGAAAGGACTTCCAAAGAATTGGTTTGTCAGCTACTATCAGTAACGAGGAGCTTGTGGCAAATACCCTCTTCGGATCTTCCAGTAGGCCCAAGACCATCGTAAAAAGTGAGGCGGGGAAGGAGTTCAGACTGAAGATAAGATCCATTAAGGATTCCGGGGATGTTTGGGTAGCGTCGGCCAAGATCATCAAGGAGTCCTTGGAGCCACCTACCCTGGTATTTACTAATTCCAGGTTCCTCACGGAAAGATTACATGAGGAACTGGAAAGGCTCGGAGAGAAGGGGATTTTCGTTCACCACTCCTCAATCTCCAGGGATTCAAAGAGCAATGCTGAGGAGAACCTCAGGAGTGGTAAGGCTGGGGCGGTCCTTTGTACCAAAACCCTGGAGCTTGGTATAGATGTGGGAAAGGTTAAGAAAATAATAATGTATAGGCCTCCCCCATCAGTGGCGTCATTCCTTCAGCGATTGGGGAGGAGCGGTCATTGCGTTGGTGGCATACCCTACGGTGAGATCATATGTGTGCAGGACTTTGATTGCCTCGAAGCGTTGGCAATATATTCCCTTTCGAGGAAGGGGAAGCTCGAACCTCCTAGAAGGGTTCGACCGTTAGACGTGGTAGCCAGGGAGATACTTGGAATGCTACTCCAGTACTCCTCTATAAAGTTGGAACGCGTCTTCTCGATTATTACTGCCTCTCAGGTATATAGGGACTTAACGAGAGAGGAATTCCAGAACCTCATCTCCTACCTCCAGAGGAATAACCTAGTGGTGGTAGAGGGAGACGAACTTAAGCTAGGGAAATCGTTCTTCAAGATCTGGACCTTTAATAGGTCCAATAACTTCGTATGGGCCAAGAACTTCTCGGAGTTCTTCTCCCTGATAAGTAATGACGACGCCTTCACCCTGAGGAGCGGGGAGAAGATAATAGGTGAGATAGACGCAATCTACGTGTATAAACATATTCGTCCCGGTGACCTGATTAGGATTAGCGGTAAACTATGGAAGGTTGCCAGAATACACAACGGAATGATGATGGTAGACCTAACGCCAGCAGACCGTGGAGAGGGAGAAATCCCCATCTGGAGGGGAGAGGGAGTACCAAAGTCGCAACTAATTCCTAGGGAAATCCAAGAACTCTTCAAGATTGGTGATAAAATACTAGAAAGCGAGATTTTGGATGATAGTGCTAAGGCAAGCCTAAAGGCTCTGATGGAGAAATACGTAAGGAGTAAGTTACCTTTACCTTCCTCAAGTACAATTTACATGACAGTGACAGATAAGGAAACTGTTTATTCTACACTGATTGACGAAAGGGTAGCTAACACCATTGCTCACATGTTGATGTACTTGGCGAGTTCCAAGTACACCCTAAACGTGTATACTAGGGCTTCTATATATGGATTCTCCATTAACATAACTGACAGGGACCTTCTCAGGGAATTGGTCCAAATGAAGGAGGAGAGAATAAGGAAAATACTTTTCAGATCTATTCTGAGATCCCCGCTCTTCATGTCCGTGGAAAAGGAGATTCAGGCCAGCTTTGGTAAGATAGGTAAGATAAACCCGAAGGAGGATAAACTGATAATCAAGGAAGGTCTAAGGCAGACCGTAAAGCGTTACTTTAACATAAAGGGAACCCTCACCACGCTGAAAAGGATAAGGGAGGGGAAGATAAGGATAGTTAGATCGGAGCTGACGCCCTTGGGAGAGGCAGTACTTTCTCACGCTCCCATCAAACCTTGGATTTCTGGGATCAATATCCTGATTTACGATGCCTTGAAGGGTGGAGCCTATACTGTTCACGAAATCTCCGAAATGTTATCTATTCCTCCAAGAAGCCTAGAGGTGAAACTTAAGCAGATGAGAAAAACGAGCACAAAGTATAGGGTAACCAGCTTTGTGGACGTGGATAGTAAGGAGATAAGGTGGTGTACAGTGGATGAACTTAAACAACTTGTGAACTCAGACGAGTTCTATACCTCCTTCGCTCCCATTAACGAGGATGAGACTTTCATTGCAGAGATGAGGTCCATTGAAGGCTCTAGCAACACGGAGTTAATATTTAAGCCGAAACAGATATTAGAAAATCCAGAGGAGTTCGCCAAGAGGATCCCCATGGATGAAGTTGGGGAGCTTAGGATCCACGATCCCGTGGATCCCATGATATGTAACATGTCCCCAAGGTACTATTTCGTGAGGAGGGATATAGTTCCCTATCTACTCTTAAACGCGTCGGCGTACATTCAAAACCTCAAATATACGTGA